From Micropterus dolomieu isolate WLL.071019.BEF.003 ecotype Adirondacks linkage group LG06, ASM2129224v1, whole genome shotgun sequence:
cccataatatttaacatttcatCCACAGAGTGACATGGCTTCAGGTGATAGATTATACCGAGCCATAGTGGACATCGACCTCTAGTCTACACTATAACTCTCTAAAACAGACCCTAAGATTCTGATTTATGATCTACAATTCCTCAGAAACGTTTTCACAATTTGGCAAAAACCCTCACAAACATTTGGCACAGAAAGTCAGCAATAAATAGATTCAGATATGcatcataaaaacattattggACATCAATAACATAAACAGTGTTCAGAGTGTGAGACGATCAGTGTGTTTACATCAGATCACAGTCAACAATAAACCACCATCTGACTTTACCACCTTAATTCAGACCACAGAAGGTTAGTATTTACATATGTACTTGTTTGATTGGTCTCTCTTAATGCCACGTGTGTTTCCTTCATAATGATTCAGCCAGCTTTTGTAAAGTTAGTGACTCTTCTGTGACTGAAAACTTCCTGATTCTTCATTCTGGTAATGCATTAAGCTCCACCTGTTTGGCACTCGCAAGGaaggtaaacaaacacaagTGATGGTTTGTAACAGCAATTTGGCCCACAtgttcttcatcatcatcatcagtagTGATAAACATTTGGTCctttaaagacatttaaaatatatatatatattcatgtcCTTCACAGTGTCGCAAAACATTCGGACAAACAAGTCGAGGTTGTATGAACAGATTTCTGACCCGTTCAGAAGAGGAATGTCACATTTGCAAATCCTCACATCAGGTGTTTACCAACTACAGTGAACTCTCCTTCATGGGCTCTGCGCTGGGATGTGGTGCGCTCTGGGTAATGTAGTTCACAGAGACTTGTGCTTCCCCAGTAGGCAGAGGCTGAGACACTGCAGCAGGCCTTTCATCCACAAACAGTGAGCcaggaacagcagcagcaggcaggcgCCGGCCGAGCAGTAAACGCTGATCACCGTGCTCTCCTCCGGCAGGAAACACTTGGACAGAGTGTAGCTGCCCGGTGACACCGACGCCtgagaggggagagggcagggaagaaaaaaggagaacaaaCGTTTTAATGGTGATAATCAGTGTTAATATCAGCACAGGCGGCTGCTTAGGGCCCCTTAGCCACCAGTGGGCCTCCAAAAACAGAACATGTGAACCCTAATTTGGTTCCTGCTGCATATTTGTAGTATTGAAAATTGCAGTCCCTGATTGTGAAGTTCACAATAACCTAATTAAAGAGCACAATTTGAGTTTTTTGGAATAAtaagaaataacacatttttggaGGAGTGGCaaaatattttaagaaatgtcctcaaggtccatttagtagctgttctggagctttcatttacatttattgtagatattcaaattcaacattttacccgagtaaaacaacaaatgcatagcatgaaaatatatttaaattaccaAAAGTACAAATTATTCATAATGGCCCATGTTAgaaacatatatattatattactggAATCAATTTAATGTTTTAGCTGGTACAGGTGGGGCTAATTTAACCTATTTTATACACTGCTGGTTAGTTTAATCTGTAATACATCACAGTTTATTTGTAGATTATATACTAtgtattaataatctgaatctacaaagtaactagtaaaacagctttaattaaatgtaaaagagtaaaaagtacaatattttcctcaGATAAAGTATAATGAAATGGAATTACTCAAGTGAAGCACAATTGTAGTCTACTTAAGTATAGGCTAATACTTGAGTCAATGTACCTAGGGCCTAGTTACTTTACACCACTGGAACCATGACAGTAAACCTGCGGTCCAGACAGctaaacagtgagctgaaactcactatatAAAGAGATTCGGGTAGAAATTCCCggtgggttcatcactatgagAAGACCTCCTTTCATACTGTTATTTAACACTTTGtttctataaaaatattgattatatcTGCtttaaaagtgttatttttctaCGCAGAGAATGAATTCACACACTCTAATCTATCATCTGTTCAGGTTATCTCAGGTTATCAGCTTATTAATAATCCATGTTGGAGCAGAACTCCTCGGTGGATGTTGTTCTTACGCACCAGGATGAAGCTGGGGTTGTTTCTGTTCCTCCAGCTGAAGGACGGCACGCTGATTTCTGGGTACTTGTTGTCATGGAGAACCTCACATCCGCTGTGGGTGTGCCCGCTCAGGATGAGGCGGGGCTTAAACCACTGCAGTAGCTGAGGAGAGACAAACCCACATCTACCTCAGAGACCGGTTGCGGCTCGCTTACATCATcagtttcatcatcatcatcatcatcatcatcatctgctgTGTCTGTATGGGAATGTTTCTGACAGCAGACTGttgtattgtgttttcattGGGTGAAACCGCTTCAGAAGAGATCCGTGCTTtgagagagaagggggaaaaTAACCCAGCATGGTGTGATGAGACTGCAGAGTACTCACCCTCTGTGAGGCCTCCTTAGACAACACGTCATACTTCTCTCTGAACAGCAGGTGTCGCTCTTCAGGCGGTGCAGCATCCATTCCTGTGCAGCCGGCATCGCTCACTCTGTACAGAGGATAGTGCTGGAGAGCAGGGAAAACATGATTACCATCTCTTCAGCTGTTCTGATATCGGTGGCTATTCATTCTAGTATCTCTGTGGTCCCTCCTCACATGAGGGCCTTGCATTCTCAGTCCCCTTTTACCCCCCAGTCCTACGCCCCTGACCCCTGTAGCTCACCTGGTCGAGCACGTATAACGCTTCAGGGCTGCGACCTCACCactcactgctgcaggtcatccctctctctttacTGTGGCTGTCTAACAGGGCAGAAATGCCACACAAACTGTCGATTGACAGTCAATCCTAAACAATCAATCTGATAGCCGAGTTATTGATTCTGTAATTTATCAAAGCAAAATACCACACGTTTGCTGGTTCATGCTTCTCATACatgaggattttctgcttttttttatgGTTTATGCGATTGCGACGTTATTTTAGGCTCTAGGAACTTGTCTCAGTGGACGTTTCTCACCATGTTCTGACACTTTaaagaccaaatgattaatcagttaaatgaaaaatcaatcaacagattaatcaatagtAATCAGTATAGCTGGCCGTggattaattaataaaacaaacaaaaaaaaaacatgaacaataCAGCCACACATTTAACATCAGGCAGAGTGGCCAAAATGTTCTGTAACTCCTTTTAGATTTCCTCTTTTGACCCATGAGTGGGTAAAAAGATTGTTAAATTCATCTTATTCTGTAGCGTCTGACTGTATCTCACATGTATATTCTGCATCAGCTTGTTCCAGCGCTTCATTAAAGCTGCGATAAACAGTATGATGTTTACACTaagtgaaatattcaaacccaAGATGTTTCACTGGCAGTTGCACTCCATCAAAAGGATTACATATTCTAGATGTCTTGTGCATCCTTTTATACACGTTTCTTCAAAAATTCAGCCTGACATATTTGTTATCTTTAGAAACTTCTGGATCTTCAccaaagtttaaaataaatttctgtGGGTTTCAATAGTATTTGGATCCCCAACGTTGAGTGTGTACTGTCAGCTGGGTTTAACCTGCAACTAACAACTATTTTAACAATAGTTGTTTCATTGATTGGTACATTTTATTAGATGAATCTGTTCATTGTTGGGTCTGTAACTGTCAGGAAATAATGACAAATGCCTTCAAATGCTTATGTTGTGTgaacgttaaaaaaaaaagtaatttaaggaTTTCTTGTTGCCAATAATTGCagggttggtggttcaatctgAGGCCTCTCCTGTCCATATGTTTGCTTGAGCAAAAGGCAGAATTGCTCCCAATGTGTGCTTATACAGGGGGGAGGGTGAAAGCAAGCTTAAGACACAATCTGTCAAATGATGGTACTGTAAAAACCCCAAAGGGATTAGATTTACAATGATGTGAAACAGAGGGCTGAACTCAAAAGTCCCAGCAGAATGAAAATCGCTTCAGCACAAATTCTTTCCCCACTAAATGTTCTCATCAGAGCTTCTCATGAAGAGCGAGTGGAGCCCTTTCAGCTTCAGGTTTTCACACAGACAAGAGAGCACATGCAGAGTACACTTGGTGTTTACCTGTAACATGATGGGCGGTGTGGGAGGATAGAGCTGCGAGCCCTCACAGCTGTCCGTCACTCCGCTGCTGGACTGAGAGTTCTGCAGAAGAGACAACATAAAGAAGTCATCGCCTGACTTGTCCACAAGCTCACAATGCTTGTTATTTCATGTCTCCCCACTCCTGCTGTTTCAAGAACACTTGTGCTGTTTGCAATCAGCCGCTGCACTAATCTTACTGCTTTTACTAACATTGCATGTGTAAAAAGGACCAAACACCTGCTCCAGGTGTGACTGAGCTTTGCATAAAAGTGTATCTTTTCATTTTGCTTCACTTGACTCAAGTCTTTTACACTTCATGAGTGCGCTCGAGGTGCTGACAGTGTAAAAGTGTGCTGCTGACTTCCAGAAATGTTCCTCCCACCTGAAGAGAACAGTTGAGGTCTCTGGAGAGTTTGATCAGCTCCTTCTCCACCGACTGGCAGATGGGACACCCGTCGCCATGCAGGGCCACGCTGTTCACCAGCAGAAAACTGAAAAgggaggcaaaaaaaaaaaaaatactctcaGTAAGAGCTGCAGTGAGGCTGCAGTGACACATCATttcataatgttttttattgtatagCTGCACTGACCTGTTTTTAAAGAGGTTTAAAGATAGTGTGTTGAGCTTAAAACCACACCCAGCACATTCAAACAAGGTTGTCTGGTTCCAGTTGCTCCTTAATATGGATCGTATCATATTCACACCTATTCTCATGCGAGCTTCTCAAAGGCATTTATAGACAGTATTGTGAAAATACATATCTTTACAACGAGGTATAATGTTTAATAGCTTTTTGCATGGGTGAAATGTATAAAGTAAGGACAAAggacaaaaactaaatatataaagaaaaaatatatcacTTGTATCATGTTTTACTacctttatatattttatatataaatatatatataaaactataGAGTTATTTTTGTGCATAATAGTAATCCCACTAGAAAACTctccatcatcattatcattatttgtCTATATTGGAGTTCTCAAACCgtattttcttaaataaagtgaaataaatgatAGAATATTAGATTAAAAGAATATTTCAACCTTACAAACAAATCACCTTTTTTCAAGGAAATGAATATCTGGATCTTGAGACAAAAAAGAAGGTAGTTCTAGGTAGAAGGTAGAAGCAGAAttgataaatattaaaattttcttttgAAATAAGTTGATTTGCAGTGGAAACAagattttttcacttttttaaggAAAGTCAGGACTCAGTTACAAACTCTGAGGACTTTCAGGGCACgatgacaaacaaaacaaggctGAGATTTTAATGTGGATCCACACTGATTTCAACTACAGTATGTTCAACAAGAGAGTGTGAACAGAGTAGGAATGCAGTTTGTTATTTGTACCTGTTAGCAGATATTTAAGATATCTGGAACAACTTTCTGTTATCTTTTTTAAAAgctccttttctttttgcttCTGCAAACTGCCTCAGGGGATTAAACCTGTGACCTTCCAGCCTGCTGAGTCACTTTCCTGCAGCTGTGTCGCAGGTTATCCTGTATGTTGCATCCTCCTGTCACTCACTTGACTCCCTTTTTGGTGACGATCCTGGTGGAGGAAGCGTTGAAGACCTTCTCGAAGCGCTGCAGCTTGAACCAGTCCATCCTGCAGGGAGACACAACGCGCTCGTCACACCGCAGCAAAAACCTGCTGCTCAGTCTGTCACGTCTGTCTGTCATATGCCGTTACATAAGAGCTGTGCCACCTCACTTCCTGCTGAGCATGAGTCAAATCAAAGCACACATGAGCTGCTGCATGTCTACATAATCCCACGTTTCTGAATCGCAGGCATCAAATGCTAAACTGCATGTCACTGTATTTGCTTTCACTGCTTCTTCCCCTGAGAAATtaagaacaacaaaaagaggGCAACATACAGGGGTGGACACAATAAACGCAACATTtctgcaataaaatgcaaaccGGTACAACACCACCACAAACATACACAGCTTTGCCATACAATCTTATAGAAACTAATCACATGAGTTCTCCACAGGAGCATCGTGCGTTAGATTGCTTTAAAAATTGTATGTGTGCTTCTTCCAGGTCTTTTTCTTCCAGATTTGTTTATGTGACTTTCTCACTTTATCTTTtataaaaatagcaaaacaaaatctgttacatacaaaaaaaaatcatgaaaattgtttttatcatcagttaattgtttttattaccatTACTGCAGTGTCTTAATTTCTGTGATTCGATTGCACTAACATTTCAAGTTCACATCCACCCTCCAGAtccacatatttatttaaatgttatctCCTTAAATGATTATCTAAATTGAAATCAGTAGGACTCCTCCAAACCAAATTTAATGTgagaaggaggaaagaaaaacgCTCTGCCccataaaataatgtttattttgtttggagATTtatctttgctttgtttttgcaACATACTGAGAGTTTTAACCTCTTAAACTTGTTGACAAATTAAACAATCTGAGGATATAAATCCGGTTGTAAATTAGGAGCACAGAATGCAAGAATATGGTTGACTCAAAAAAACGACTCGTGACTTCTCTCTGACTTTGCTCTTTTGACTTGAGATACCATGATATCCTCcctaaattaaacattttgttgtaaagCTCTTCATTTTCCTGACAATAAATATACTTTGAATCGGCAGCCATTCACACTGCACAGAGATGCGTTTGtaagagcagacagacagacaacagatgaCGCCTCATtattacactcacctaaaggattattaggaacactacactaatactgtgtttgaccccctttcgccttcagaactgccttaaatctacgtggcattgattcaacaaggtgctgaaagcattctttagaaatgttggcccatattgataggatagcatcttgcagttgatggagatttgtgggattcacatccagggcacgaagctcccgttccaccacatcccaaagatgctctattgggttgagatctggtgactgtgggggccattttagtacagtgaactcattgtcatgttcaagaaaccaatttgaaatgattggagctttgtgacatggtgcattatcctgctggaagtagccatcagaggatgggtacatggtggccataaagggatggacatggtcagaaacaatgctcaggtaggccgtggcatttaaacgatgctcaattGGCagtaaggggcctaaagtgtgccaagaaaacttcccccacaccattacaccaccaccaccagcctgcacagtggtaacaaggcatgatggatccatgttctcattctgtttacgtcaaattctgactctaccatctgaatgtctcaacagaaatcgagactcatcagaccaggcaacatttttccagtcttcaactgtccaattttggtgagctcttgcaaattgtggCCTCTTTTTNNNNNNNNNNNNNNNNNNNNNNNNNNNNNNNNNNNNNNNNNNNNNNNNNNNNNNNNNNNNNNNNNNNNNNNNNNNNNNNNNNNNNNNNNNNNNNNNNNNNtttgtgacatggtgcattatcctgctggaagtagccatcagaggatgggtacatggtggccataaagggatggacatggtcagaaacaatgctcaggtaggccgtggcatttaaacgatgctcaattGGCagtaaggggcctaaagtgtgccaagaaaacttcccccacaccattacaccaccaccaccagcctgcacagtggtaacaaggcatgatggatccatgttctcattctgtttacgtcaaattctgactctaccatctgaatgtctcaacagaaatcgagactcatcagaccaggcaacatttttccagtcttcaactgtccaattttggtgagctcttgcaaattgtagcctctttttcctatttgtagtggagatgagtggtacccggtggggtatcagtcggcccattctcctctgacctctagcatcaacaaggcattttcgcccacaggactgccacATACTGGaagtttttcccttttcacagcattctttgtaaaccctagaaatggttgtgcgtgaaaatcccagtaactgagcagattgtgaaatactcagaccggcccgtctggcaccaacaaccatgccacgctcaaaattgcttaaatcacctttctttcccattctgacattcagtttggagttcaggagattgtcttgaccaggaccacacccctaaatgcattgaagcaactgccatttgattggttgattagataattgcattaatgagaaattgaacaggtgttcctaataatcctttaggtgagtgtatctGATGTACAGACACTTGTAATTGTGTCACAGGAATAATATATAAACTCAGAAACGTTCTTAGAAACACACATAAtacatacaacaacaaaattctcatcacaaacaacacagacaaataTATGATTTCCTCTTGTAAAACTTATATTTCTAAAGCTAAGAATGAACCTTTATGTTCAATATATAGTAGATACAGATAAAAAATTTTCTATTTAATAGTTTAATCTGGCAACAGATTTGCTGAGGGGCACATAATGACTGGCTAAGGACTCAAAATACAAAGTTTAGGACTCAGGGCTTACGTGTAACtcacaaaacaatgaaatcatCCCAATCTTtgcttttataattttaataataacaaaataataataataataattataattataatctTTGCCTATAAGAAGTCACATTTAAGAACactaagtaaaaaaaaaaaaatcaaaattgGCCTTAAAAAAATCAACCATTTTAAGTTTTTATGTTATTGTAGAATGTAAACTCCTTGGGTCTTTAAAGGATAAAGCTGGCgctaatgtgtgtttttcttaccGTCACGAAATACcacaaaaagaccaaaaccaacaagcTGTTACTCCGTGTCTCCATACTTTCCTACTAAAGGCATAAGTCTCTCAAATTGGCTCACAAATAAAttctgtcattttttaaaaaggctgaagaaatttcctaaaacagccaGGCACTCAAACAGGAGATAATATGCATCTGTCAGGGACTATTATTAACAGTGGATTAATACATATTTGGCCGGAAGGTGTATGAGGAATCAACTCTAATTACAGTCCACTGCCCACTTGATTGTAATAAGGctgtttgtcttttaatttgTCCTTTAAAAACTCCTCACAGGTACCTACAGACCTGACTGCTTTTACTGTGTCCAACCTCACAAGATCTCTCTAGGCCAATAATCAAATGTTTCCTCAAAGGTCATGCTATGTGGACAAAGTCATTCTGTTGTAATTGTTTGCTGGCTCTGCAGTGTGCTAGTATGAGGCTTGATCCGACAGCGGATCCCTGTCTCCTCCAGTTACAGAAACATTGTGAGTGAAAGAGAAATAGACGTCTGTTATCAGATGCGTCTGTAACTGGGGCAGTGAATAATAACACATCATACTGAGGTGTTCTGAGGTCTGACAGGTGAGAAATAGTGAAATCAAAGTCCTTATTTTATCACGACTCCCTTCACAAAGTCCTTCCCTGAACCCTGCACAGCTCAAAGTGGATCAGCCAGCAACCAACAATAAAGGttgaacaatgaaaacaagaaggCTGGGAAACCAGTTCTTACTCATAATGGAATCCAATGTCGTGATTTCCAACCAGCACAACCAGTTCTGTGTCAGTGGTGTGTCTGAACATCCTGTGGAAGCGGCGCACATCGTCCTCCCagtgctgcagagagagagagagaacaacacaaacacagctgaaGCAGGTTTCAGTACAGACAAAGTTCCCCCGGGAAGCTCAGAAGAGTTAATGGGGTCTCTGAGGGTCACCCAGCAGCTTTGATTCAGATGCACCTGCAGGGGCCCAAAGACAGTctcctgtgtgtttatgtaatgtttttcatACTGATGTATCTCTAAATGACTCCCTGATGCTACTTTTAGCTGAAACTGTTCAtcacagtggtcggataaaacCGGCAATCTGAAGACGTCAATTTGGGATTTAAGAAATTGTGATGGTTACTTGCCACTATTTCTGAGCATtgtcagaaaataattattagttgcagccctactttgtAGCCCTTTTTGTAGTAAATCTTTCTGTGAATTCAAAGCTTTTAATTCTTTAATAGGAAGCCTGAaactaatgtaatgtaaataatcaATGAATCTTCAAAGTCATGTATCAAGCAAATAATGCCAAAGATTGCATAATTTTACATAGAAGATATATGTGGGTTTTGGACAGTTTTTTAGAAAAATgtgtggtgatggagcagtggacaaatgcctttggtgtgagagacccgggttcaattccccactgtgacacatccaccaatgtgtccctgaataaaacacttaacccctagttgctccagaagcgtgtgacctctgacataaatagcaattgtaagttgctttggataaaagtgtcagctaaatgaattaatgtaaaaataaacaagcaatttaaagacTTTGGGAACTTCAATTTTCTGATGTGTGGACCAAATGATTgatcgattaatcaagaaaataactgacagattattagaaaatgaaaatgattttctgagaaaataaacaatttcaaGACATCATCATTAGTCAAGAAAGTAATGGACAGATTGatccataatgaaaacaatctcTAGTTGCAGACCTACTTTCAGTGTTTCTCCTTCTGCAAATTCAAAGATTTGAGCGCTTCCTCTTGCAAAAGGTCCACAGAATAGGCTACAAATGACAGAAGACTTGCCAAccaagagagaaaataaaggaGGTCGCTGATGAAGGAACACAGTAGATTTGCGGAGATTTTGCTCAacacttcctctttcttctATCTGACTTGATGGATCCCGTTTGACAATCCAGTAATAGATGTGTGAGAATTCCCAGGGGATtctcaccccccacccccaaaagCAGGATTGACAAACCCTGGAGGGCAGAGAGGCTGCAGGCTGCATcggctgctgctgttggtggtGTTTTCCTCAAACCCTGCAGCTTCTCGGGCCTGGATGGCACAAGATGATGAGGATAACCAGAGTATAACGGCCTCTGCTCTGCATCCACACAATGTTCTCTCACAAGcatcaccaccacctccacctccaccatcGGCATTATCATTATAATCATCATAATGAGCACTGTGGGTCTGCAGACAAAagcaagaaaggaaaaaaaaagggggggttCTACGTTACCTTCTGCGAGCTCCACTTGCCTTCGTCGAAGATGTCCCCGAGAATAAACACTATTTCGGGCCTGAGCAGCCACAGAGCTGTCTGGAAAGCCCTCTCCATCTGCCATTCCCTGTGCGTTTGGAGACAAGGGGGCTACGcgttatttgttgtttttgtttacaaatCACTCATGCAGAGCCCGAAGCGCAGACGGGTGGATAGAGAGAGGAATCGTGATGTTGAATGGAAAATGACATTATACCTCCTCAGCTTGTCGAACCAGTGTCCCCCGACGGCTCCGAGGAGGTGGGTGTCCGACAGCACCATAGCGCGGACCGTTGAG
This genomic window contains:
- the mppe1 gene encoding metallophosphoesterase 1 translates to MPRFSVRWMVAVLLTLVVGGAFFFCEFLIYYPTILKCAWPKISHARGGEGIDGQPMDSTVRAMVLSDTHLLGAVGGHWFDKLRREWQMERAFQTALWLLRPEIVFILGDIFDEGKWSSQKHWEDDVRRFHRMFRHTTDTELVVLVGNHDIGFHYEMDWFKLQRFEKVFNASSTRIVTKKGVNFLLVNSVALHGDGCPICQSVEKELIKLSRDLNCSLQNSQSSSGVTDSCEGSQLYPPTPPIMLQHYPLYRVSDAGCTGMDAAPPEERHLLFREKYDVLSKEASQRLLQWFKPRLILSGHTHSGCEVLHDNKYPEISVPSFSWRNRNNPSFILASVSPGSYTLSKCFLPEESTVISVYCSAGACLLLLFLAHCLWMKGLLQCLSLCLLGKHKSL